Genomic DNA from Osmia lignaria lignaria isolate PbOS001 chromosome 6, iyOsmLign1, whole genome shotgun sequence:
ACATCTCATCCCCGTGCATAGGAATGcccttttcatatttttctgagTCTGTTTCTATAGTTTTACTTTCAGTCGAATCTCCTACAGATTTTGTTGATAAGTCAGGGTTTCTATATTGATATTCAACAATCAAATCACGAATATGCTGTGACAAGTCAGCATTATAATCTTCTTCTTCAACAGAAAGGAATATTTCAGCAAATGATAACTTTGTTTCTGTATTTGATTCTATTTGAATAGGAAATGGAGTTACTTCGCGTAGCAAACTAATTAAATCACATTGAGGCTTAACTGGACTATCAATACAGACAACTTCACTTTCTTCTCCATCAATTTCAGCTGATGCTTGAGGTGAATCTAATCTACCTACAGCACCTATTCCAACTGGAGATTCTACGCTTGTTGGGCTGaaatgaattatattttaatagtgATTACATGTGCTATGGTATTATTTAATACATACCTATTTGCATTAGGATCATCAACATGTAGTGCAGAGAATTCTTCTCTTATGTTTTTATCTACTTCTTTTTCAAAACCAAACTTAAAATCTGTTGCATTATTGGATAATAAGTTATTTCCATTTTGTTCAgaattatcatttaaattattatcacCCCAATCATCTGCATCTGATAACCATGATGTTGTAGATGGCACGTGTATAGTACTACTGTCTAAAGCATTTGATTTATATTCATCTTCTAGTACTTGAACTCTTAGACAAGTCCAACTTTCATTTTGATTCCAACAATTTGGATTGATACATGTGAAAATATAAAGTGTTCGATGGTACTTAGAGTTATCTAATGGAACATATAGTTGAAGAGCCAGGAGTTGATACAACCTGCATAATCTACACTGTGGTATTGACAATATATTCTTTTCATAACAATTCTAGAAAGAAAAATCATGTATTTAATCGGATTCGTATAACTCAATAATTAAAACGATAGTTTAACATAAATATTTCCAACAAAGAATATAAaagttttacaattttaataccaCTCGCTtaaatctgtaaaatataaCTGAATGTGTGAAAATACTTACCGGAAATCCACCGATTTTATTTGTCATAAAAGTAATACTCGGCCGATGTTTATCAGTAACGTATTCATCTTCATATCCTAGGTACACTTTAGGACGATTATCACAAGCCattaagtttaattaaaactatATTTCTTCATTGGAAGACTTCGTAATAGGATagagaatattttaattctcaATTTACGCTTGTATTCAGCGGTAGACAGCTGACATATATCAGTATCAGTTGACGCGTGCGCTTTTAACAATATCCAGTTCCATTATCGATTTTTGAATACTTTACGTATACACAAATATTACGTGAAAAAACttagattttattttcatagttcaacttttaatatatacaataataacaaaattattgaaacatcTAATCAAAGAAAAGGGAATTCAATCATCTATTTTTGTAGGTAAAGCAAAATACGATTctcatataaatatttctaattcgtAATTTGTAAAATACAGTTTACGTTCGATAACATTGCAACCAATAACAATCTTGGTTTTCCAAAATAACAAAATCCCTAGAAATTTATCCTAACATAAAGGTTAATACACATTTGTACACGTGTTATTTTTCTGAATAgcaaaaatacaattttctcatTGCATATTGCTATTTACAATTGAAAGACTCCATAGTATTtcagtaaaaataatataaattttaaatgtaaaagaaatagttGCAATAGAAACTGTGTTTAGGTTATCGACACTAGGATTGTTTGCAATTTGTGATGAGTGATGTTTCTAGATTCAGAACGTACTAAAACGTATTTTAAAACATACTGCGTTCTGTTTTTTCGAAATCAATCGTTTTTTCTTTAGCAATCGTCATTcctttaattcaacaataaatttaaatgaaataataaatataatagtatGAACTATTGGTTGAGATATCCGATTTTAGTCTGTGACGTCATGCGCAAAACAGTTCATTCCTTATCCCCTCCGTATATCTATCCAGCTGTCCGTGGTTTGGCAGTCCGGTGAACGAATTTCTCAGGGTGATTATCACGTAGGTTTTATGCTGGTGGCCTTTTCCACGAACGACAGTGGAAATTTAAGGTGTCAAAATATCAATACACGATTGAGTGCCAATCGAAAAGCTgttaagtaaaattaattttgaacaaCCTATAACGATATTGTACGATAGGGTGGCCTTCGGACTGACAAAAGGCAAAGACGTACGCAGTAGAAACAACTAGCGTTCTCGTGTATGTAACGAGGTTGTTGAAGTAACCGTCGCGCGGAGCTGTGATTTCTTCAATCGGAGTGTAGCATTAACGTAAGGTGTGGACGGTATAGAAACGTTCTGGAATTTCCTCGTATCAACGATTTGGGAGCGACGAGCCCATTTGTGAGGGATGTCTACCCCCGCAAGAAGGAGACTAATGAGAGATTTTAAGAGGTACGTTTCGCTCTTAAGATTCTTATGTCATGACTTTGTGTGTCATTTACCGCCATTAATAATTGGAATTTGTATGTttgtattttcttctttcctatcTTTTCATCTGATTACAATCATTGAAAATTTCTCTTGTGACTCCTCAGGTTACACGACGTTGGAACGTCATTGTGGCCCGTCTTACGAAGTTATTATTAGGAACTTATGATCATTTATTGCGTTTCAATTTATATTCACTTcgaaatattttgaatattaatcgatgaatTAGAAACgtttgtttattataatttatagaatGTTTAGAAAATTGCTTACAATTCGTAAACGAATATGGTTTTGTTTATATTGTGATATTCACTATTGATTCTTATAAATATTCGATTGTCCTCTAGTAACCtttcttataaattttatttttctatgaattaattgtgttagaaataaaattcatgataaaaataaataataatatacctTATTCGATTTTTGTGTGAttctaattacttttttttgttATGTAGATTGCCTTTCAGTTTATATCACAAATGACAAATGCATACATAAAAATACTTCAaatttgtatgtatatatgtacatgttactattaaaaaatgttttatattaagAGCCATTGATATGACATTGAGACTTACAAGAAATCTTACTTTGTACTAAGTTTAGATTCATTAATCTGTCAAGTAAAATAAACTATTTTATGAAAGTTTTatcaaagaaataatatttttaaataattctgctCAATGTTATCTATATTtgtcaaatataaaatttttctgtttcaacGTAATTAGTAtgttatttctaataaaatattattacgaaCAGACTACAAGAAGATCCACCCACTGGAGTATCAGGAGCACCCACAGACAATAATATTATGATATGGAATGCCGTTATATTTGGGTAAGATTAAACAATTCTTGTAATTAATAAACTAAGcgttttatattaatttcttattaagATAAGTTTTTTCATACATCTTCACCTTTTTAGGCCACATGACACTCCATTCGAAGATGGTACCTTCAAACTTACAATAGAATTTACAGAAGAATATCCAAATAAACCACCCACAGTCAGGTTTATTAGTAAGATGTTCCACCCTAATGTATATGCTGATGGAGGCATCTGTTTGGATATACTACAGAACCGCTGGAGTCCCACTTACGATGTCTCTGCTATTTTGACATCCATACaggtattataaatatttaataatccaTGGGGTATAGTTCTGTGTTTCATTGCCCCCAAAATAggacaaaatatatatattctgaaAGGTCTCAACGAATCCTTTCGAATGAGCCTAGTCTCAGGTTGCACAAATGGAAAAAATtatcctaacctaacctaattaaaTCGAGAGAGGAAATGCGATTGAGCTTTGTATAGTTCAGGTCTtaggaaaaaaaattgttttttttccCTCGGGGATTTGAACTCGCGGTCTCGCTGTCGAAGAGCGAGTGCTTTAATCTATGCGCCACTCAACCGCTATTATAAATAGGAACTTTAAACTTccttttaagtaaaaaatacaaaaattcaacCGGTTATAACGTTTTCATTATTCGTTTGGGCAACCTGGGACTAGGCTCATTCGATAGTACTCGTCGAGGTCTATCAGGGGACATATCCTAATTTTGGTTCTACGGGTGGTGAAACATGGAACTGCAGCCAATCCATGTCATCTTGTGCTTTAATATATACTAAAACACTCAGTTTTATTTCATCGATGCTTTTCACATCTATGTGTTTATTGTTTttctatattaaattttcattgattcATATGTTATCATAACAAATGCATATTGCATGCCTAAAGTTACATAAATTGATGATAAATCATCTCGCAACAGTAAGTATAAGATACAGCAAATTTGATATATGTTTCAGcaattaataaaatgttattaatttcATATGTAATCAGTAAttgaagtttatttattttttattttttattcaatcaaGATTAATTTTCTGTATAAGAACTGCAATTACGTTGTGCATGGCAGTTACTAAATATCAAAAGTAATTTAAAGAATTCATTtcttatgttataaaaattattgaaataatgtatgcttaacttttttttattttatagaaattatatAAATCGCTGAAATGTGTAATTATTTCCTTCTGTTTTCTATCAATTCTCTTGCAAAAACCTGAAAGATCTGCAAGTTTTTGTCTTAACAGCGGTTGCAATTCAGCAAAGTCTGATTCATTAAattcgaaattattttcatataatGTCAGTATAAAATTGTGCTTGTAATTTGTTTAATTGACCAAAAAGTGCATTTCTAATCACCAATCCTAAGTAAGAATATCATCTACTTATAATTATAGCCATgcatcattaaaaaaagaaaaaaaagaaaagaaacaaaatattaaaattattgtgTAACGAGTATGACTTATGTGGTTGCAGTCGCTGTTAAGTGACCCGAACCCGAATTCACCTGCCAACTCAATGGCAGCACAACTGTACAAAGAGAACCGACGTGAGTACGAGAAGCGAGTGAAGGCTTGCGTGGAGCAGAGTTTTACGGATTAGTCGCAGGCGTTTCTACGATGCTGTTGCAGCATCAATCAGCCACCTACAGCCATCAGATACAGTGAAGAACGTGCAGCCTTACCAAGGAGCTAACGCTAAACATTAGCATGTTTCTTCCTAAAGCTCTATTGAACTACCACAATGTGCAACATTAGACCGAATTTTTACAAtgttgaataataaattattataaaattgtgtatttatttatttcgataTTTGATAACAGATCGATTGTTTCGATATTTGATTGAAAttagtaatattaaatattagagGATAATTGATACTTGGCGCTTTTGTTTCTGTGCTAAAAAGAGCATCGTCTTTCACAAGTACAGAAgtgtatttcaattaaattttagtACTTCATATAGTACATAAATTcacttatacatatattatatatatacatataaaatatatatatatacacacaccatacataataaatacataatttcaCTTTATAGTTTTATGGTTTTCTTTAACCTTCTGTGCTGTTTACATTTAGAATAAACTTACGTTATATGATAACAAATGTCTATAATATATTTGTTGCAGTCCCTTTTGGATGAACCAAATCCAAACTCTCCAGCCAATTCATTAGCAGCACAATTATATCAGGAAAATAAGCGGGAATATGAGAAGAGAGTAGCTACTGTTGTTGAACAGTCCTGGTTGAACTTCCAAGAAAGTCACACAGAAGATACCCGCTGACATTAAGTATAGTTCattctatatttttatgaaGTTTATTTCGTATCCTTTTTCTATATTGTTTTTAGAAATTTATGGCCTGAAATGCTTTTTTCTGTATTACAAAAACAATACATTAAATCCTCCACTGTTCTACAGAactgttttctatttatttaacattgctgtttaattttataatttgaaaagatttctttttagtttgatacatttttTGGATATGAAAAACTTGTAGAGCACTGGAGTGATGTGGAATCATACGaaaagcattatgtgatttTTATCCACGAACATAGACGAAATGCGTATGATTTTGCTCACTATAACTAGATTTTAGGCGCTCATACACAGCAAAATTTGAAGGATATAaatatatgcatataaataCTGTTTTGGTAACATTAATTTGCATTGTAACTAACAGCTATATTCAAATACAAGGATATCTTcgtaaaaaaaaacacaaagaaTTGATAAACTTAAGGTTTACTAAATTCATCCTGAGGaagtaataaacaaaaaattagTCTGGTTTTAATGCATAAAGTAAATGCATCAGTGTATAAATAATATAGTACATAGTTAAACCAGTAATCAAGTGGAAGAATATAAATATTGATTATTTGTAATTTCCTAATAAAGTTGAAAGAATATTATctataataacatattttatattaatatcctTTCCTTAGAAATTATCAATTGCGAAGGAGAGGTGCAAATATTACAATAATGATCATAATAAAAAGTGagtaaatttaatgaaaacatcaaatttatttcttataaacATAATCTATAAAAAAGCTTTTTTATAATTAAGCAAAAAATATGAACTgtttttataaaacaatatttattattgtttgACTATAAAAAATTGTAGTTTGTCAAACGTCTTATATATTAAAgaagatttatattttaaacacaGCACTCGTATGTACAAAGCAAATTTCTTtagtaaataaaatacatagGATGAGACTATTCTATTTAGAGATTCAATAATCTGCACTTAaacatgtatattttatatataaaagatTCATTATAATTGTAGAAAGTTTAAATCCTGTTTCCTATACATGTAACTTACATTTCGCAAACAATAAAATCATATTACAAAAATgtaatcttttttatttaatactgttctattatgttttaaatatatattactatACAGATACAGGATGTTTATATggtattattcaaaatatgtaaaaaataattttgtaaaatcttcaaatttttaataaatataaaataacttcAAAACATATGTAACAGTGatcaaaatatttgttttactctaattatttaatattttcacagtatttacaataattaatattatacaaatCTATTACTATTGTAATTTCTTACATAATAGCTCACACAGACATTTAtacaataaaatttaacaaCAAAGTAATTTTATCCAACTTTTcataaaattacaataatttttctcACTGGTTCTTACAAATAAAACAATCTAATTGGTGGGATTTAGAAAGTgtacttaaaattaaaaattacgtttgaaaaatttcctttcattttaaGTAAGTCTTCCAAAGTGTTTAAATTGCTCACCACTTTTCTCCTGCTACgatttctcctctttttctttgttATATCTCTCTAGTTCTTTCAGAAACTGTGCTTTAGGTTTCATAACATTCGGACGATCTCCCCTACATTTTGGACAAAACCATTTTCCTTTTGGCTTAGTACTTAATGAAACACACGAAAAATGGAACCATTCAATAGGACACAAATCATTATCACATAATATCATTTCTCCATATGATATCTGGTCACACAGACAATACGTTGGTTCATCTGGATCTATTGCAAGATCATCTTCTGGCGGTGGTGGAGTATCCTCACGATGTTGATTCTGTTGGCTTCCCTGCCtagatttccttttctttttcttaccaGTGTTAGTAGTTGTTGTTTTCTTCTGATTGCCATTACTTGCATTTGATAAAGAGTTAGAACGTGTTTCAGTCATTACAATCATGTCCATAGCATTAGAAGATTCAACCATGGTTTCTGTCCTGGTCCTCCTAGCTCTTTTTGGTTGCCTTTCTGAATTATTTGCATTACCAGCAGAATTTGAATTAACATTTGCGTTTGTTTCACGGGTTGATTCATTAGTCTCTTGTTCTTTTCCAAAATCTATACAAAATTCCAAATAGAAAAGGTATTATTGCATATAGTTATAATGACAAGATATTCTAAAAGAAATAACATACCAAGATTACGGTAATCTAAATCCAACTGTCTGGATTTATTTTCTATAAGATCCTGGACTTGTTGGACTATCTGTAACTTTTCATCCCCTATTTCTTGGGCAGCAATCAAGGCTTGTTGTACCCTCAAAAGTGCCCTCCTTTTAACTGTTAAATCTGCATCATTTCGTAATGTTTCTTGTTGTTGATCTACTTCCCTTAAGTAGGctgtatcaaaataaaaatcaaatggaagattttataattattagtatgttaaaatacaaaataatatactTCTAATTCAAATTAGTTTCAGTGTATCTAATGATATCCAGTTTTCTTCTTGTTTAATAACtttatatactatatttcacaaaaattttaTAACTAGTTCAAGTCacgaaaaacaaaatatttgtaataaaaatatactggTACACACAGtcgagaaatttttaaaaatttattaattgtaattactttGACAAGTAGCATCGAGTTCTCGGAGCCGGGAAACATGTCTTTGTAAATCGTTTGGCAAATTTTCCACACAgtctaaataattttcaatatatgtTGCAGAATATAATGCTTCAACTACAGCTTGATTTAACATGTTCACGCTGTAATGAATTCTTAATAGTTAAAACATATAGAAACTTTGTTGATTAATACGATATACAGAGTAACTATATCAAAGTTTTCAACTTTTCGcaacatttatacaaatatgtatCATTTAATTTACAACTACACCAATCCAGATCAATCAAATCGTACGGAACGTAGGTAAACTGTTGCAACACTATTTTTTGATACTCCATCTGTATTTGTCAGAGAAGTTAAACATGGCCGTCGACCTCACAAACGTGTTCTGTGAGTTTATTTTTTGGAAGGAAACATAAATTACTTTGTGAATATCAATTGTTTTACTCCCAAAGTTCATAtacgtattttaattaaagaccTCACAAACGACATAGTAAAGAAATTCATCGTTAGATGTTTAAACAGGAATACATATTCACAAGGCTACATTACAAGAAAATcatatataacaaaatattattataacaacaattgaaaataataattataacaatCTTTATAAATAATAGTTATAATTATTCGTTGcaatgtatttttaaatgtaaataatggTTATACATTTTATACAGTGAAACGAGCTTAATACTCATTGGAGTGCATTGGAGTTactgttatattatattacatatgtAAATCCTATAATTCTCATAAATTCCTATTTATTCTCATAGTAAAAAGTagctaaaaaaattattatattttataatgatattaaattatatatttaagatattttCTAATTCAAACGTTCATTTGACTAGGTATCTGACGTCAAAATTTGTGCTGCAGACTACCAATCCCATGTCACAACCCTATTTGATTTCGTTCGGTAAAGGAGAGTCGTGTTTGGGTTCTCGTGTGCCGCAAAATCTGCGTGACGGTTAGCGCAGAAACATTAAGGTTTCCTTATTTTTGAAGTTTTCAAGAAGATGACGTCCACAGGAACTTTCCAAGGGTTTGGTGATGAGAAGAAGAAATCTAGCAAGTAAGTGACACGCTTATATTTATGGCTTATCATTCGTAGAATATCATATCAAGACTGATACTGTCTTTTCGTATCGTCTATGtcaattatttattgtattctgtaagataaaaaaaagatgaaaactgTTCGTTAAACACGAGATATATTTCTCCCAGTTACAGTtgtcattaaatatattgataaaaaattcgatcatttaacaatttgaatttcgatatttaatgaatcttaattttatgattattatttgtccatctttaaaaattatttttgcaaaagaTACAAAtgttaattgttttatttaatcaaataataacaaaaataaacgAACAGCGTCTTGTTGGTTACTGACTTTTTTGTTATGCATGGTGCGTCAGTTTGAACCGGTCATAACCGGACAATCCATGATCCTTTTTTGTTGTGGTAGCGTtttggtaaattaaaatttgcaattttcaatgaatatgtatttttaattacaacgaatatttaatttttccaaagatatttaagagtttaaaaaatctgaattatttttgtCATTGTTCAAGTATAAAATCACAATcgtaaaatgtaaattatttgtTGATAATTGCATTCGTCGCTTTAGCAAATATTTGATTACAGTATCTATCaggtttttaattttgtttaaggTTGCATAGTTTATAGTATGAACTTTTGATAATTCACGAATGTTTTGCGTATATCATAAATCTCTGTATAAAAATTTCTGATAATTTTGATTGATGAATCTCTTAATCagcaattttatttatctcAAAAATGAATATAGTACATTACAGAATGATTTTGTTTATGTTGATTTTTTATCAGTCATTCATAAACACAATTGAACTGTTGCATCTAATAATTATAAAGTCGGTGTATGTACCTTACGCGGGGTAGTCGTAAGTATAAACATGTGGCAATAGATTGCGCTGAGTGTATCGTTGCGTATTCAagtttaaaaaagtaaaataattcactatttaaataaacttatctttattttcatatttacatAGTACATTTGATAAAACATTgaagtaaaatttttaattaaatggaaaCTATGTAACCAGTAAAATCTAAATACTAGTAAAAGCACATAGCTATAATACCATTCATATTACCCAAACAAATATCTAATGAacgtaaatattattattatggaTAAACGAAAAGTAAGAAAGCAGGGTGGGTTATATATTCCAACTTATTTTGTAAAGTCTTGATGACTGAGTTTAACCTGGAAAGTATCACGTTTCAGGTCTAACGttttagagaaaaaaattaGCGGTTTACCGCAGCACTACTAAACACTGCAGCCTATGTTTCTTATAAACGGAATGCTTGGTTTATTAATACTGATGAAAaatgtagaacataaaatatgtagtagctaaatatttttttttttttttttttttttaatgggaaaCGTTTCTACATTTCCGGTCTGATTATCCTTACGGTATAAATGTACATCGTTTGAGGttcatgatataaaaattaGATAAGTTGAAAGTACCGGATGTCTGTAATCATGATGACAGAAAGCCACAAATGTTTAAATTTCTTTCTCATACCAGTCTTCAAAGAATGAACTTTTTTGTCGAATCTTGTCATTTCAAATGTAATTATGCATTGTGCAAGAGATATTCGTGAATCGTACGTCCCCTTTGTTGTAAATTTTCTCGGAATGCATGCAGATAATACGCATGCTTCTGAAACACGAGTCACGCTGCTTCAGGATGACTCACCCAATGTCCTGCAGTTCTTTAGCGTGCCGCATAGAGGCGTGTACATTTAGGCTCGGAGGCTATCGTAATTGCATAGGATAGGTACAATATTCTGTCCAccctttattttccttttatgcACCTTTCCCTTTTAGGTGTTTTTTATGTCTGTCCACGTTGATGATAGAGAGCacgtattttaattcttatgATATTTATGGAAAGggtaggaaatattttttatttatctctatattttaaataaatactccATTCTGATACTAAGAGTTACTTAATTCGgttaatttctataaaatatgaaaactaAGCGAAAGGCCCAGAGCAGGTGCTCCGTTTGACCGGTGTTAAGGACGGTTTGACCATTGAACTATATTCGGCAAGTACTGtcagaaaaataaattagacaagtttcgaatgaaaattaaaactatCCAACTTACAATTAGATACACGTCTAAATCCTAGTCGTATTCGACTTGCATCTTTATTTACAGTGGAAACTACGCAAGGTATTCTCGCAATGAAGAAAATCCGTAAGAACTTCTCGATTcaaaagataaatataaacatCGTCGTCGGCTAGCCTGAAGAAATAGCCAAAACGGAGTAGTCTGTAGGTGAATCGCGTTCGTGCCTGTGTGTTTAAGGACATGCCCCCTCGGAACTGTTCGCGCAGTCTCGTAGGTCGAATAACCGGCTTAAGGCCCCATGCACACGTGCGCGAGGATCATTCTCCCTACGCAAGTTTGCGTTGCAACACGGTGTCGATCTCTGCCGTCAGTGCAGAGAACACGGTGTGTGCACAGAACAACGCTCTTCCTTTCGTGGTTTCTCGACTTTTTGGAGGTGGCGCCTCCTCGTGTAGCGTGCGTTAGTTTCCCTTCGCATTTTCTATCGCGTTGTCTCTCTCGTTCGCGAACGGTGGTGCGTGTGCGCAATAAGGATAGAAACGGAAAAGGGAAGAGAACGGCTGGTGACCCAGCCTGACTGACCTACGTCGTACACCGCTCATACGTGCATAACCGGCGCGAAGTGTCGTGACCGTCGAAACGCGTGGCCGTGTGATTTGTAATTGTCACCAGACACACAATTCGTCAAGTATTTTTACGTGTAATCAGAAGAAAATGTGGGCCGGGCAGGACGACACTCAAAGATTCAAAACCAGGTTCGTACCACAACTTACTAATTTTCTTAGTGAATTTTCTTTCTCCTGTTTCGTCATTTTATATCGCACCATGTTTTTTTATTCTCGTTTTGACAAGCCATTTATAACCTCGAAATGCCTTTCTCTTCGAGCTTGTTCGATCGAGCGACAAGTTCGACGACCTCGTGTCTATCGAACGATCGAAATCGCAGTTCCGTAAACGCGATCAAGTCGTTAGGTAGCCACCAATTGATATGTGTTAGTTGAAACACGATTGAACGTGCAGCGCGTTGCGTGTCCCCGCCTGTTGCTTTCCTCGCATGTGTTCCCTGTTTTATCGATCGAGCACCGGGGTAGTCTATGGAATTTCGGAGTTTATTTTCATAGTTGTGTCCTTGTGGTGGTCCAACTATTATTTGAAACATCTGTCGGGTTTCGTGAACGGGGACCAGATACCTGCCTTTCTTTTGACATATGCTTGGAACCTTTCGAGCAAACAAACGTCCGTCGcaaatttttcttcctttcaaacTTTACGTTGCAGTCGGTACAGCTTCCTGCCTTTTATGGTCATACATTTTTTTCTACTAGTTTAATAATTTAGTACCAATAGTGTGGATATTTAGCGTTTGAAGAATCTTAACCACGCGTTGTTTTAATTTCTCAATTGAAATCGCGGAAGCTGCACAGTAAATGCGATACGGTGACAAACGAGATTTCCTGACGGGACAAATTTCGATGTTAATTGATGACGATTAACGGCCTCAAGGAGAACAGGAATCGAGAGAGACTGAGCCCTCAGTCTAGTTTCTATTTCTGCGAGACACGGGCAAAGAACAAGAACGTGGACGAGTCGTTTCCAGACACGAAACTGTACAAAGGTTAATGCCAGTGTAACGAGAGCAACGAGTTACCGGGCAGACATGCTTCCACCACTCGGTCTCGTTTATAAGCTCCAGTCACGCTATTCTCAAGTtcggaatttcaaatttcacgctTCTATGTTCCTTTACTGCTACCGTACAAAGAAATAGAGATCTTAAGTTTTTTTCACAGAGTGTATCGATAAATTCAGCCGTTAGAAACCTCCTCTCTTCCCTTtcgtaatttttaacaaattctaGTCACGCTATGTCTACGTTCGTTAGTGATATAAATGATAGTGATATAGTTACCCTATACTTTTACATTTG
This window encodes:
- the trus gene encoding programmed cell death 2 like trus, whose translation is MACDNRPKVYLGYEDEYVTDKHRPSITFMTNKIGGFPNCYEKNILSIPQCRLCRLYQLLALQLYVPLDNSKYHRTLYIFTCINPNCWNQNESWTCLRVQVLEDEYKSNALDSSTIHVPSTTSWLSDADDWGDNNLNDNSEQNGNNLLSNNATDFKFGFEKEVDKNIREEFSALHVDDPNANSPTSVESPVGIGAVGRLDSPQASAEIDGEESEVVCIDSPVKPQCDLISLLREVTPFPIQIESNTETKLSFAEIFLSVEEEDYNADLSQHIRDLIVEYQYRNPDLSTKSVGDSTESKTIETDSEKYEKGIPMHGDEMFHNFISQIQKNPGQLLRYSRDNSAPLILYPISGYVGKCQHCGSEMTFEVQILPTLISKLILQPRTEKNFQIEFGTVLIYTCVRSCWSPMDLYREEHVIVQAERL
- the Ubc6 gene encoding ubiquitin conjugating enzyme 6 isoform X1 is translated as MSTPARRRLMRDFKRLQEDPPTGVSGAPTDNNIMIWNAVIFGPHDTPFEDGTFKLTIEFTEEYPNKPPTVRFISKMFHPNVYADGGICLDILQNRWSPTYDVSAILTSIQSLLDEPNPNSPANSLAAQLYQENKREYEKRVATVVEQSWLNFQESHTEDTR
- the Ubc6 gene encoding ubiquitin conjugating enzyme 6 isoform X2, whose product is MSTPARRRLMRDFKRLQEDPPTGVSGAPTDNNIMIWNAVIFGPHDTPFEDGTFKLTIEFTEEYPNKPPTVRFISKMFHPNVYADGGICLDILQNRWSPTYDVSAILTSIQSLLSDPNPNSPANSMAAQLYKENRREYEKRVKACVEQSFTD
- the Ubc6 gene encoding ubiquitin conjugating enzyme 6 isoform X3, whose translation is MIWNAVIFGPHDTPFEDGTFKLTIEFTEEYPNKPPTVRFISKMFHPNVYADGGICLDILQNRWSPTYDVSAILTSIQSLLDEPNPNSPANSLAAQLYQENKREYEKRVATVVEQSWLNFQESHTEDTR
- the LOC117601467 gene encoding inhibitor of growth protein 1; the encoded protein is MLNQAVVEALYSATYIENYLDCVENLPNDLQRHVSRLRELDATCQTYLREVDQQQETLRNDADLTVKRRALLRVQQALIAAQEIGDEKLQIVQQVQDLIENKSRQLDLDYRNLDFGKEQETNESTRETNANVNSNSAGNANNSERQPKRARRTRTETMVESSNAMDMIVMTETRSNSLSNASNGNQKKTTTTNTGKKKKRKSRQGSQQNQHREDTPPPPEDDLAIDPDEPTYCLCDQISYGEMILCDNDLCPIEWFHFSCVSLSTKPKGKWFCPKCRGDRPNVMKPKAQFLKELERYNKEKEEKS